The sequence ACGAAGCAAAATACAAGATATTTTTTGCCAGAAAGTGTTAGACAATATATAGAGGAGAAAAATCTTTATGGACCCTACGAAAGCATTGATGCTTGTAAAAGAACAGATGACTGATAAACGGTATGAACATACGCTAGGTGTGATGGAAACAGCCATTCAATTAGCTAAAAAATATGGTGCAGATGTTAAAAAGGCGGAGCTTGCCGCTATCTTCCATGATTATGCTAAATTCCGTTCTAAAGTTGAAATGGAAAAAATAATTATAAAGCAAAATATGAATCCAAAATTATTGGAATTTCATCATGAGTTATGGCATGCACCTGTTGGCGCATATTTAGTTCGCATCGAAGCTGGAATTAGTGACGAGGAGATTTTGCAAGCGATTCGCTATCATACAACTGGGAACAAAGATATGAATACGTTAGATAAAATTATTTTCGTAGCAGATTATATTGAGCCAGGCAGAAAATTTCAAGGGGTAGAAGAGGTTCGCCATGTTGCCAATGAAAGCTTAGAGCAAGCTGTAATTATGGCGTTAAAAAATACGATTAAATTTCTGTTGGATAAAAACGAAGCGGTTTATCCAGACACTTTAGAAACTTATAACACATTGATAAGATGTCAAAAAATATCTTAAGGAGGATTTTGATTGCATGAGTGAAAAGGATATTGTGTATATTGCGGCGAAGGCGGCCGATGACAAAAGAGCTGAAGACATCACCGTCTTGGACATGAGAGGCGTTTCATTAGTAGCTGACTTTTTCTTAATTTGCCACGGCAATTCTGAAAAGCAAGTTCAGGCCATTGCCCGTGAAGTGAAGGAGAAAGCGCAAGAAAGTGATCTTCCGGTGAAACGGCTAGAAGGATTT is a genomic window of Bacillus sp. (in: firmicutes) containing:
- a CDS encoding HD domain-containing protein, which translates into the protein MDPTKALMLVKEQMTDKRYEHTLGVMETAIQLAKKYGADVKKAELAAIFHDYAKFRSKVEMEKIIIKQNMNPKLLEFHHELWHAPVGAYLVRIEAGISDEEILQAIRYHTTGNKDMNTLDKIIFVADYIEPGRKFQGVEEVRHVANESLEQAVIMALKNTIKFLLDKNEAVYPDTLETYNTLIRCQKIS
- the rsfS gene encoding ribosome silencing factor, with protein sequence MSEKDIVYIAAKAADDKRAEDITVLDMRGVSLVADFFLICHGNSEKQVQAIAREVKEKAQESDLPVKRLEGFDEARWVLVDLGDVIVHIFHRDERIYYNLERLWGDAARVNIQEKLV